The genomic segment TCTACTTTTGTATTATCTTCAATCATCAAGTCCATTACTTCTAAGCAATCACCGTGATATAGTTGCAACTTTTCGCCACAGTAAACTGAATAGTCCAACCAAGTTTTATTATTAAAATTTTCCATCCCTCTTTTTTTCTTTTTTTTCTTTAGTGCTTCGATTAAACATTCTGCTAAAAATCCCTACTGCCTATAACAGCGGTTTTGTGCTATTTGCCCCATCAACATTTGTGGTAAATTGAAGCCTTGTGCAAGGGGCAAACAGACACAAAGCCGCAAAACGTTAGCTGCAAGCACTACTGACCTGCTTCGATTAAACATTGTGAATGAAAAGTTTTTAAAATTTCCCCAGCCCGCTTTTGTTTTTTCAAAACAATAAAGTATGAATGAAACTTCCTTGCGTGGTGTTGGTTGCTGTGGTTGTGTCCAATTATCCTGTTTTTAGCAAGCAAGATGAAAAGGTCTTTGTTGTAAAAACCAATCCTTTCAGCCTCATTCATAATGTATATATGTGAAAACCATTGTTTTCCACTACTTACAGTATCTTGGCATTTAATTATCAGCGTTCCATTTGGCTCAAGTATTCTATAAAACTCTTCCAAACATTCTGAATACCATTTCCAAAGGTCTTGTATATACCTAAATCCGTGAAACCTTTCGCCAATAATGCCAGAAGGCTTTTGTTTTGTATGTCCTACCACGAATGGCGGGTCAAACATTATTGATGAAATGCTATTGTCCAAGTGTGGTAAATCATTTGCGTTTGCCTGTAAAGTATCGTCTGTTTGCGGAAACAAATCAAACTTTTCTAAAGGCTCATCAATGCCAGCTTTGTTGTAAAAATTACCCTTAGAATATGTCGGGTCTAATTCAATGCCTTGTGGGCAATGAAGTTTTACTATGTCACGTATAATTTCGTGTTGGTCATAGTTTATTGTTGATATTACTTTTCCTTCGCTCATTTTAAAAACTTTTCTTTAGTGCTTCGATTCAACATTCTGCTAAATTTACCGTGCCAGCAGCTAACACGGGCTAAAACGGCATTAAAACGACCGTTTAGCCCCATCCGTTATATGCTATGCTGTGCGACACCCTAAAATGGCAAGTCATCAGACATAGGATTTTTTGGTTTAAAATACATTCTTACTTTGTATGGAAATTGATACCTTACATAACGCCAAAAAACATTACGACACCAGTATATTCTCCATATAAGCCATATTTGACATTTAGCGTACCATTTATACTCAAATTCTGATATTTTACAGCAGAATATACTACTTGATAAACTACCTTCAATTACTTTTACCTCAAAAGCATTTTTATACATAAAGAAAACAGGATTTAAAACGACATCCCATTTCATTAATTTGTGTTTTGCTTTTATTCTTATTGGTAATCTTAAACTACTTTTCATTACTTGGAATATTTAATTGTTCGTGCCTTAAACCCATAGTGTATGACTTGTAATTAATGTGCTGTGGTTTTTCATTAAACATATTAAAATCTACATCAGAACTTTGCCAATCCAAAATGTTCCCTTTGGGTTGTTTAGTGTTTAAATCCAAAATAATATCAGACAAATTGAAAAAATATTGGCAAGCAAAAGAAGCTATGCCTCCAATTTCATCGCCTACCCAACCATCAAAATCAATTTGTTGCTTATTACAAAATTTTTGAATCCATTCATTACAGACAAATTCATATTGTCTATTAAGTTCTTGTAATTTGACTGTCTTTGCCATAATTTTATATTTTACACCCCTTAAAAAAGCACAGCTTATAACACGGGTTTGGCAAAAGTGGGCAGACACATTCTGCTAAAATTGAGCATCCTACAAGCCCACCTTCGCCAAGCCCGATAACGTTACCAGCAAGCACTACTGTCAGTCTTCGTATCAACTATTTCGCAATTTATGAGTTCAAAAAATGGTTCGCTTCCAAACATTATTTCGTGTTCAATAACCTCCAAAAATCCTTCGCTATCAAATACTCTTTCGCCTTGTGCCTCACCTGTTCCTTTGCACATATGGCAATCTACAATATCGCCTCCTTGCTCAATCTGTGTAAAGCCACCGCATCTACTACACACCGCTTCTTCGTTATCATCGGGCTTATCCTTCCAATGCTGTGAGTATTTCATATCAATTTTCGCAAGTAGCTTTTTTGCCTTTGCTATAAATTCATCCTTCGTCATTTTTGGAGGTTGGCTATCCGTTTCCAAATCAATGTTTGTGCTAAATATATCGTCCATTTTTTTAGTTTTTCAATTTAAGTTTCTGCTCAATAATCCGTGCCAGCGGGTAACATACGGTTTGAAGAAATAAATTTTTTGTCTTGTCTATTTTTAATTGTAAAAAATTTACATTCTCAAACCGTCCACCGTTGTCATCAATTCTCAAACAATCCACCACCCAAATGCTTAGATTTATAATCTTCCAATCCTTTAGCGGCGTGGAGCATTGCGTCGGCTCTTTGCTTTAAAGAATTTATTTGGCTACCAACATCGCTTAAATCAGTTGAACAATAATAGCCTGATGAAGTCGCAATTAACGGGAGTATGCCATGACTTCTGATATGGTTTACTAATTTCCTCAATCGTGGTTCGCTGAGTTTTTTTGTTAGGCCATATTTTGCATAGTCCTGATTTATGAATCTCACCACTTCAGGGGTTTTGATCGGATTATCTTTTGTCCGATTTCTGAAACCACGTACTAAAACATTTACAAGTCGCTGTTCTTCGTCAGTAAGTGGCTTGGTTATTTGCTCGAATGTTTCGATCATATAATTGTCTCTTGAAGTTGTTTGCAGATTAAAATGTACTGATGGTATTCTTTTATCTGCGCCGGTGTGTAATTGTTTTCTTCACCTGTTTTCTGAAATTCATTTTCCCATTCTGCAATTGATTTTTTAATACATCCAATTTGAATTTCATTAGTTGCATACCAGTTTACAGAATGTCGAGAACCAATTAGAAATAGTGTTTTAAAAATCGATGCCCCGTTTCCAATCGATGCCCTGTTTCCAATCGATGCCCTGTTTCCAATCGATGCCCCGTCTCCAATCGATGCCCCGTCTCCAATCGATGCCCTGTTTCCAATCGATGCCCCGTCTCCAATCGATGCCCTGTTTCCAATCGATGCCCCGTCTCCAATCGATGCCCCGTCTCCAATCGATGCCCTGTTTCCAATCGATGCCCCGTCTCCAATCGATGCCCCGTCTCCAATCGATGCCCCGTCTCCAATCGAAATGAGTCTTTTTTCTAATTCAGATTTTAAATCGCTCAAATTTTCGTATTCAAAATTAATTTTGTTGTAGTTTTCATCGAGTAGGTAAATTGCTTTTTTCATTTCTTTGTTTTAGTTATTATAAAATTTCCATTTGCATTTCAACAATTTGTTTTGAGTTCTTGCCCTCTTCAAAATGGAGTCTAAACTCCTCCCGTGATAGAAATTCTATCCCGTATTGATTGGCATAGGTCGAAATAATCTCCTCCTCATATCGGTTTATAAAATCTCCATCGCTCATTTTGGTTGTGGTCATTGGAACCACAATAAATTCAGGCACGTTGCCCCGTGCATCTTTTTTCTGTAATACGTTTTTTATTAATGCAGGGTTAAAGATTTGCTTGTGATACTCGTGCAAAGTATCTACATCAATCGGCGTGAGTTCTCCTGTCGTTGGGTCAATGAGTTGGTTAATCTCATTTCGATTCATGTACTCGACAATCATCGGGAGTACGTGGCCAAAGTGAAAGCGATATTTCCAGCCTCCGACTCTTTTTACTTCCTGAATAAAAACCTTATACATTCCCTCACCCATTTCATCAAAGGTTTTCTTTAATGCGTACCGGGATTGATCGGCTAACTTTATTTCGCTGCCGCTTTTTACTTTGGAAATGTATAAGGTTGTGGGTTGCATTGTTTATAATAAATTGATTTGTGAGTTAGCCCAAACAATAAATGCATCAAACTTTTTTTCAATTTCTTCTTTAACCGCTCCGGCCTCTTCTTTTGTTTGGATTTCGATAGTTGACTTTGAGAATCCAGTTAGCCACTTTTTTAGCTTCTCTTTATCACCTGCTTTTGCAAGTTTCTTTTCCGCATCTAATTTGGCCTTTAATTCTGCTGCTGCTTTGTCCTCTGCATCTTTTTTGGCCTTAGCTTCTGCCTGTTGTTTTGCTTTTAATTCGGCCTCTAATTTGGCGTTCTCCTCTATTTTATCCTTGAGCTTTGCGTCTACAATTGCTTTTTCTTTTGCTGCTTCAGCCCTTTCTTTTTCGAGTTCCTTTTCCCTCGCCTCCATTTTAGCCTTGAGCGTTGCGTTATCGTCTTTAATTCTTTGCCTCTCCGCTTCTTCTGCTTTTTCTTTTGCGATGCGCTCCGCTTCCGCTTTCTTTTCAGCTTCAATTTTATCATTGTACTGCTTTTCAATTCCTGACAAGTAGGTAGTAAAACCTTGATCGCTCATGTTTTCAAATTCTGATCTCATTACAACGTCTGTAAATTTTGATACCTGTAAAATTCTTTGTTGAATTTTTTAACTCCTTTTGTTCGGCTTCAAAACGCTCTCTTGTTTCTTCCTTCCATCGTGCATTTTCTTCAATCTCTTTTGTGAGGAGTTGCATGGTTTGTTTGGATTTTAACCATAGCTGATCTTCTGTTTTAAAACTTAACATTTGGGCCTGAACTTCGGAACGCTTTGCATCAAACGTCTTTTCTGCTTCCAGCCTTACTTGTCGAACTCCTAATCTTATGGTGTTGGCAAGCTTCATGTTTACCTTGTCGTTTTCGTCTTTTACGACAATGGAATCTAATTGATCTCTCATTTTTGCCACTCCATTAAAAACATGATTCAAAACAGATTGAACCTCTGATTTTTTTCTGCTGATACTGATTTAGCTATTTGTTCAACTTCCTGTGGAAGGATAATAGCGATTTCATTTGATTGCATTGGTTGTGTTTGTGTTGTCATTTTTTTTAAAGATTTATATTGTTTAAATATTCCCGGCACCCGTCAATTCTGCAATACAGTTTTTTGATTTGTTCGGGTTCAAATTCATAGTGCTTTTCGTAAATTCTTTTTTCAAGTGGCACATTAGAAAAGTGATAATTTGAAATCATTTGAGCGGTGAACTCTTTAAATGTTTCGTTATCATCGCTTAGTCCGCTTTGATAATACGCCTTTTTAATTTCCCTTTGTATGATTGAATCGGGAGTGTCAACTAAACAATAAACTAAGGTGGCTTTTTTCTTACCAGTCAAGGCCATGTAGCTTTGAAGCTGCCACCAATAAAGTTTATTTTCTTCCCGAATTGATTTTGCGAACGTAAAAAAATCCCAACTGCTTTTGATGTCGATGACTTCATCCTCTGTAACAATGTCAGGAGTTCCGATCAGATAATCATTTTGGAATCGTTCTGCATTTTTAAAGTACAATTCATTTTTAAAATCCGTGTACAAAGTGATAGAATCTTCTTCGACCGCTAAACCTTTTTCAAGGAATTTTGAAACAAGGTCTTTGGACTTATTGTATGTGACTTTTATGTAGCACTCATCCAAATATTTCTTGACAGTTTCGCCAAGTGGCTGCGATTTATCCCGACCATTGGTCATCAATATACCAACTTGGGAAGGTCTGAATTTATAATTGTCAAAATTCATTTTACTTCTGCCAGTTTGGTGTCAAATAATTCCTGAACATCTTTATTCAGGTGTGGTCTTAGTTTTTCCAGCTCGGTTTTGCTTGTGGCCTTGCTGATTAAAAGCATGATTCTTTGAGTAGCCGGATCTTCTTTAATTTCCTGAAACCTTCCGACCAATGAGTCATAAGCCATGAGATCTTTGCGGTTTAAGTCTTTTCCAAAGATCCTTCCGATTTTTTCGGCTGCGTCTTTGATTGCATACGTTTCGGCTGCTGGGAGTGCCATTTGTACGGCTGCATTTTTTATGTGGTTAAAATCCACAGCTCCTGCTCCCTTGTCTGTTTGCATTGGGGCAGCTCCGACTCCATCTTGAAATAATGTTTCACCTGTGATTGGATCGACGTAATAAAGGCGAACATGAACAGCGCATGAGTTTGCAACGACCTTGAAGTCTTTTACCTCGACCCACCATTTTATAAATAGTGCCGTAAGTAAGTATTCCACTTTGTCAATTGGCAAATACTTTGACTTGTTTGCAAGATCATTTGTTTTAACCCATTTAGCTGGGGGCTCTTGGTTCAGGCGAACTTGTAAGTCATTCAGTTTGCCTTTGGTTTCATCCATCGAAACCAGCTCATCGTATGTAGGGATTTTTTTAATTGCGGTTGTCATTTCATTTAAATTTGATGATGATTAATTCTGTGTAATTTGTTCAATTGCCCGTTCAACTTTTGAGGCGAGTTCGGGGTGCTTGGGCTGGATGATTGGGATAAGATCATTGAAAATTGATTTCATCCTTACCGGGTTCATTGTTTGAAAGTGGGGCAATCCGTTGCCACCTTTGGAAAGGTAAAATGATGCGAGTTTTGCATTCTTGTTACCATCAGTTTTGTTCAGATTCATTTTCAGTAGTTTTTAAAGATTCGATAATTCCGAAATAAATTATTGCGGCTGTGATTGAATAAAAAAGTGCTTGGGTAATTATTAGTAAAATCATTTTGGTTAATTGTATGATCCGGTTTGTTTTCTTAAAAAGACTCGGCCTGTGCCGATTCCTATTTTTGTTT from the Saprospiraceae bacterium genome contains:
- a CDS encoding acyl-ACP--UDP-N- acetylglucosamine O-acyltransferase; amino-acid sequence: MKKAIYLLDENYNKINFEYENLSDLKSELEKRLISIGDGASIGDGASIGDGASIGNRASIGDGASIGDGASIGNRASIGDGASIGNRASIGDGASIGDGASIGNRASIGNRASIGNGASIFKTLFLIGSRHSVNWYATNEIQIGCIKKSIAEWENEFQKTGEENNYTPAQIKEYHQYILICKQLQETII